The following coding sequences lie in one Apium graveolens cultivar Ventura chromosome 3, ASM990537v1, whole genome shotgun sequence genomic window:
- the LOC141711225 gene encoding uncharacterized protein LOC141711225 has product MEESSVVRKILRAVLERFLQIASNIEQFADMKVLTVEEVVGRLKAHEERMKGKSESTSGQLLLTQEEWAKRPNKGGLLTSQNQRQMGGFGVRDRGRNGARNYSGGRGNFQQQQYKNEGTNKGYNTTRDRSTVKCFNCQVYGHYANKCRKPKRDKEKVKEQTQESNLTRFKDDESTLLLTELHQNKGDVVLLNEEKALPNFDQKDGARGDENLWYLDNGASNHMTGHREKFNDLNEDVTGQVPFGDGSTVKIEGKGIIIFKCKNGDKHVLREVYFIPSLCNNITSLGQLSEDGNKVVLSGEHLWVYDERGMLLMKVRRSLPSEGFFTVIFILLYTTCELSS; this is encoded by the coding sequence ATGGAGGAGTCGAGTGTGGTGAGGAAGATATTGAGAGCAGTCCTGGAGAGGTTTCTGCAAATTGCCTCGAATATTGAACAATTTGCAGACATGAAGGTCTTAACAGTCGAGGAAGTAGTGGGTCGTCTCAAAGCCCACGAGGAAAGGATGAAAGGGAAGTCTGAAAGCACAAGTGGACAACTGTTGTTGACACAGGAAGAGTGGGCGAAGAGGCCGAACAAGGGTGGATTATTGACTtctcaaaatcaaagacaaatgGGAGGATTTGGAGTCCGTGACAGAGGTAGAAATGGTGCTCGTAATTACAGTGGAGGCAGAGGAAACTTCCAGCAACAACAATATAAAAATGAAGGAACAAACAAAGGTTACAACACTACTCGAGACAGAAGCACGGTGAAGTGTTTTAATTGTCAGGTATATGGACACTATGCCAACAAATGTAGGAAACCAAAAAGGGATAAGGAGAAAGTTAAGGAACAGACCCAGGAGTCGAACCTCACAAGATTCAAAGATGATGAATCCACACTTCTTTTAACCGAACTCCATCAGAACAAAGGTGATGTCGTACTACTGAATGAAGAGAAGGCGTTACCTAATTTTGATCAGAAGGACGGAGCTAGAGGGGATGAAAATTTGTGGTACTTGGATAACGGTGCCAGTAATCATATGACTGGACACCGTGAGAAATTCAACGATTTGAACGAAGATGTGACTGGCCAGGTACCGTTTGGTGACGGGTCAACGGTGAAAATAGAGGGGAAGGGAATAATCATCTTCAAGTGTAAAAACGGCGATAAACATGTACTCAGGGAGGTGTACTTTATTCCATCTTTGTGCAACAATATCACATCATTGGGACAACTATCGGAGGATGGGAACAAGGTGGTATTAAGTGGCGAACATTTGTGGGTATATGACGAACGTGGAATGCTGTTGATGAAGGTACGTAGATCATTACCAAGTGAAGGTTTTTTCACAGTCATATTTATACTCCTTTATACCACATGTGAGCTTTCAAGTTAG